The proteins below come from a single Rhodothermaceae bacterium genomic window:
- a CDS encoding tetratricopeptide repeat protein, producing the protein MCRTLIPLSTVLATLILLVPTVRAQATVGDQETRIHYSLYYENYKNENYRDAVNNLVWILYNAPGFSRNSDVNFRRAIETFQALADAEEDEAAKRVWLDSALVHFDRVIPVLSELEADFDPFIWTRNRGRFIQTNINVLADQRSNMIASYRGAYEMDSKRIDPYYLDVIISDLYQSGDIGGALDFLRELKDRRGDEESIDGLIRKYFVVIPPDEQIAFLEEQYEAEPDNAELVTQLFELYQQEAYREKMLALADKVLALEPTAATLRLLTRMYVEDGDNDRAIATFQQMEAIPDIEIRSQDYYNLGLAYQDMENFRQARDYFRAASDVDPDFEPAQIAIPNLYATAVASCGVADREQAAVFWIIADQYARIGDQDGVNRMATAFPTAEDIFYVADWSSGESAQVSYTCRGMTISGTTTVRQRR; encoded by the coding sequence ATGTGCCGAACCCTTATTCCCCTTTCAACTGTCTTGGCAACCCTCATCCTATTGGTGCCAACCGTTCGGGCACAGGCCACAGTGGGCGACCAGGAGACGCGTATCCACTACAGTCTCTATTATGAGAACTACAAGAATGAGAATTACCGGGATGCGGTAAACAACCTCGTATGGATACTCTACAATGCACCTGGATTCAGCCGCAACAGCGATGTGAATTTCAGGCGTGCAATTGAGACCTTCCAGGCATTGGCTGATGCGGAGGAGGATGAGGCAGCAAAACGTGTCTGGTTGGACTCGGCATTGGTTCATTTTGACCGGGTTATACCCGTCCTTTCCGAACTTGAAGCTGATTTTGATCCCTTTATCTGGACCCGAAATAGGGGACGTTTTATCCAAACCAATATCAATGTCCTTGCGGACCAACGTTCCAACATGATCGCATCATATCGGGGGGCATATGAGATGGATTCGAAGCGAATCGATCCCTATTACCTTGATGTCATCATCTCAGATCTGTATCAGTCAGGAGACATCGGAGGAGCACTGGATTTCCTGCGTGAGCTCAAAGACCGACGGGGAGATGAAGAGAGCATTGATGGCCTGATCCGCAAGTACTTTGTCGTTATCCCTCCCGATGAGCAGATTGCCTTCCTGGAAGAGCAATATGAAGCTGAACCCGATAATGCGGAACTGGTCACACAACTTTTTGAGTTGTATCAGCAAGAGGCTTATCGCGAGAAAATGCTTGCGTTGGCAGATAAGGTTCTCGCTCTGGAACCGACTGCTGCAACGCTGCGACTGCTGACCAGAATGTATGTTGAAGATGGGGACAATGATCGAGCTATCGCAACATTCCAACAGATGGAAGCAATCCCGGACATCGAGATTCGTTCTCAGGACTATTACAATCTGGGACTTGCCTATCAGGATATGGAGAATTTTCGTCAGGCAAGGGATTATTTTCGAGCAGCCTCGGATGTAGACCCGGACTTTGAACCTGCCCAGATTGCGATTCCAAACCTCTACGCGACGGCCGTTGCCAGTTGTGGGGTTGCGGACCGCGAGCAGGCAGCCGTTTTTTGGATCATTGCAGACCAGTACGCCCGGATTGGTGACCAGGACGGAGTAAATCGAATGGCAACTGCATTCCCAACCGCTGAAGATATTTTTTATGTTGCCGACTGGAGTAGCGGTGAAAGTGCTCAGGTAAGTTATACGTGCCGTGGGATGACGATCAGTGGGACAACGACCGTTCGACAGCGCCGCTAG
- a CDS encoding phosphopyruvate hydratase: MSKIEFIQGREILDSRGNPTLEVDIVTEDGGFGRAAVPSGASTGEHEAVELRDADPSRYLGKGVSNAVANVNEEISQALKGYDVCDQVGFDRALIELDGTPNKGRIGANAILGASLAAAKSAASVVGLPLYRYIGGTNACMLPVPMMNIINGGRHADNRVDMQEFMIMPAGAASFSEALRMGTEVFHHLKKVLSAKGYSTAVGDEGGFAPDLQSNDEAVEVILEAIVQAGFSPGEDVFIALDPAVSEMFEDGAYVFWKSDPDRTRSSQDMVRLWEDWVRQYPIISIEDGLDENDWQGWALLTEAIGDRVQLVGDDLFVTNTKRLQRGIEENAANSILIKLNQIGTLTETLNAIEMAHKAHFSAVISHRSGETEDTTIADLAVATNSGQIKTGSASRSDRLAKYNQLLRIEQDLGNSALFPGKKGIRCQ; the protein is encoded by the coding sequence ATGTCGAAAATAGAATTTATCCAAGGGCGAGAGATTCTTGATAGCCGAGGAAATCCAACTCTGGAAGTTGATATTGTCACCGAAGATGGTGGTTTTGGCCGAGCAGCTGTTCCCAGTGGTGCTTCTACCGGTGAACATGAAGCAGTTGAACTCCGCGATGCAGATCCCTCCCGTTATTTAGGAAAAGGAGTCTCGAATGCCGTTGCAAATGTGAACGAAGAAATTTCCCAAGCCTTGAAAGGATATGATGTCTGCGATCAGGTTGGATTTGATCGTGCGCTCATTGAATTGGATGGAACCCCAAATAAAGGGCGGATAGGCGCGAATGCCATCCTGGGAGCTTCTCTGGCAGCGGCCAAATCCGCCGCCTCCGTGGTTGGTCTACCTCTGTACCGCTACATTGGTGGAACGAATGCCTGCATGCTCCCCGTCCCAATGATGAATATCATCAATGGAGGACGCCACGCAGACAACCGCGTAGATATGCAGGAATTCATGATCATGCCTGCCGGTGCAGCTTCTTTTTCTGAAGCACTTCGTATGGGAACCGAAGTTTTTCATCACCTCAAAAAAGTGTTGAGCGCAAAGGGGTATAGTACCGCAGTCGGTGATGAGGGAGGATTCGCTCCTGATTTACAATCCAATGATGAGGCCGTTGAAGTCATTCTGGAAGCTATAGTCCAGGCCGGCTTTTCGCCTGGAGAGGATGTGTTCATTGCACTTGACCCGGCAGTGAGCGAAATGTTTGAGGACGGAGCGTACGTATTCTGGAAAAGCGATCCCGATAGGACGCGTTCCAGCCAAGACATGGTACGTTTGTGGGAGGATTGGGTACGCCAATACCCCATTATCTCAATTGAGGATGGACTTGACGAAAATGACTGGCAAGGATGGGCCCTGCTTACGGAAGCCATTGGAGATCGAGTGCAGCTCGTGGGAGATGACTTATTTGTGACCAACACAAAACGCCTCCAACGTGGCATTGAGGAAAATGCCGCAAACTCAATCCTGATCAAGCTGAATCAGATCGGTACACTCACCGAAACCCTGAACGCAATTGAAATGGCTCACAAAGCCCACTTTTCTGCTGTGATTAGCCACCGGTCGGGAGAGACAGAAGATACCACCATCGCCGACCTTGCAGTCGCCACCAATAGCGGTCAGATCAAGACGGGGTCCGCTAGTCGAAGTGATCGGCTTGCAAAGTATAATCAATTACTTCGCATCGAACAGGATCTCGGCAATTCAGCCCTTTTTCCGGGTAAAAAGGGGATTCGATGCCAATAA